In Blautia sp. SC05B48, a single genomic region encodes these proteins:
- a CDS encoding ABC transporter ATP-binding protein, with translation MRTLAKYLRNYKKESILAPFFKFLEVVFDLLVPIVIAQIIDVGIAHNDHGYIVQKFFILILMAAAGLAVSITAQFFAAKASVGFATEVRQAVFDHIQKLSYTELDTLGTDTLITRLTDDVNQVQNGVNMGLRLLLRSPFIVFGAMVMAFTINVRCALIFVVAIPVLFLVVFVIMFLSIPLFKKVQGRLDTVTRLTRENLTGVRVIRAFCREDHAVAEFDESNLALTKLNEFVGKISALLNPATYVLINIATVILIQTAGVQINLGNMQQGEVVALYNYMAQMIVELIKLASLIITLNKSMACADRVAGILKVDSTMAYPEKTSALVAAKNDCAVDFDHVTFSYAGTGAPSLSDITFSAKKGSTIGIIGGTGSGKSTLVDLIARFYDASSGTVTLDGQNVQTYSQNELRKKIGVVPQKAALFQGTIRENLSWGREDATDEEMWEALTTAQAREIVEKKDGQLDFKLEQNGRNLSGGQRQRLTIARALVKKPEILILDDSASALDFATDAALRKSLHQLGGNTTTFLVSQRAASIRQADLILVLDDGQLAGKGTHQELVSTCETYREIFFSQFPEERIKYEKATGKEVLA, from the coding sequence ATGCGAACACTCGCAAAATATCTTCGAAACTACAAAAAAGAAAGCATTCTGGCTCCTTTTTTCAAGTTTCTGGAAGTTGTGTTTGACCTGCTGGTGCCTATCGTCATTGCCCAGATCATTGATGTGGGTATTGCCCATAACGATCACGGCTACATCGTACAGAAATTCTTTATCCTGATATTGATGGCTGCCGCAGGACTGGCAGTCAGCATTACCGCCCAGTTTTTTGCGGCAAAAGCCAGTGTAGGTTTTGCCACAGAAGTACGCCAGGCAGTCTTTGACCACATCCAGAAGCTTTCCTATACGGAACTGGATACCCTTGGAACCGATACCCTGATCACCCGTCTGACCGACGACGTAAACCAGGTACAGAACGGTGTAAACATGGGCCTTCGTCTTCTTCTTCGAAGCCCGTTTATTGTTTTCGGTGCCATGGTGATGGCCTTTACCATCAACGTGCGCTGTGCACTGATCTTCGTAGTTGCCATCCCGGTACTGTTCCTGGTTGTCTTTGTGATCATGTTCTTAAGTATCCCTCTTTTTAAAAAAGTACAGGGGCGCCTGGATACTGTCACACGCCTTACCAGAGAAAACCTGACCGGTGTCCGTGTGATCCGTGCATTCTGCCGGGAAGATCACGCAGTTGCAGAGTTTGACGAAAGCAACCTTGCTCTCACAAAACTGAATGAATTTGTGGGAAAAATCTCCGCACTTTTAAATCCGGCCACCTATGTACTGATCAATATCGCAACCGTAATCCTGATTCAGACTGCAGGTGTACAGATCAATCTGGGAAACATGCAGCAGGGTGAAGTCGTTGCCCTTTACAACTACATGGCACAGATGATCGTGGAGCTAATCAAACTTGCTTCCCTGATCATTACCCTGAACAAATCCATGGCCTGTGCAGACCGTGTTGCCGGAATCCTGAAAGTAGATTCCACCATGGCCTACCCGGAGAAAACTTCCGCACTGGTAGCTGCAAAGAACGACTGTGCCGTTGATTTTGACCATGTGACCTTCTCCTATGCAGGAACCGGCGCGCCCAGCCTTTCGGACATTACTTTTTCCGCAAAAAAAGGCTCTACCATCGGAATCATCGGCGGTACCGGAAGCGGTAAATCCACCCTTGTGGATCTGATCGCACGTTTCTATGACGCAAGTTCCGGAACCGTTACCCTGGACGGCCAGAATGTACAGACCTATTCTCAGAATGAGCTCCGGAAAAAAATCGGCGTGGTTCCTCAGAAGGCAGCACTTTTTCAGGGAACCATCCGCGAGAACTTAAGCTGGGGACGGGAAGACGCCACAGATGAGGAAATGTGGGAGGCTCTTACCACTGCCCAGGCCCGTGAGATCGTGGAGAAAAAAGATGGCCAGCTGGATTTTAAGCTGGAACAGAACGGCCGGAACCTTTCCGGTGGCCAGCGCCAGAGACTTACCATTGCCCGCGCCCTTGTGAAAAAGCCGGAGATCCTGATCCTGGACGACAGTGCCAGTGCTCTTGACTTTGCCACAGATGCGGCACTTCGGAAATCCCTCCACCAGCTTGGCGGAAACACCACCACCTTCCTGGTATCCCAGAGAGCAGCCAGCATCCGTCAGGCCGATCTGATCCTGGTACTGGACGATGGCCAGCTCGCCGGAAAAGGGACCCACCAGGAGCTGGTTTCCACCTGTGAAACTTACCGTGAGATCTTTTTCTCACAGTTCCCGGAAGAACGGATCAAATATGAAAAAGCAACGGGAAAGGAGGTCCTGGCATGA
- a CDS encoding ABC transporter ATP-binding protein has protein sequence MIRILKEIIAFSGKKKKLFTKAMIVSFIGAVFGALQFLALMMTLDIIVGGKEAHILPVFAVMLISMLGRQACFYYATNAETETGYFMAAEKRVHIGDRLRYIPMGFFNDNSLGNITAVVTTTLSDVENNASRCLVIVIGGFLNTLAFCLALFVIDVRLGVIAIIGILVYLAVTECSTAATAKTGPGRQQAQEGLVKSVLEYVQGMSVVKSYGLEKDNDQAAARAVDDSCKKALALTRSVTPWIGIRQVTAKVFGAALAVASLVFYYSGSLDLSRCILMLIASFMVYQELENAGNMSDNLQMLGESMRKANSIDDTPTMDTDGSEIRPEDASVEFKNVSFSYGDRKILDGVSIQIPAGSTTAVVGPSGGGKTTLCNLIARFWDVQGGEILVGCHNVKEYKLDSLMKNISMVFQDVYLFNDTIENNIRFGKQDATHEEVVEAAKAACCHDFIMSLPEGYDTVLGEGGGTLSGGEKQRISIARAMLKDAPIIILDEATASVDPENGAELQKAIDVLIHNKTIIMIAHRLKTVRNADQILVLNGGKITQRGTHEELSAQSGLYADFIHAREEAASWKLA, from the coding sequence ATGATCCGGATATTAAAAGAAATCATCGCCTTTTCAGGCAAAAAGAAAAAACTTTTTACAAAAGCCATGATCGTTTCCTTTATCGGAGCGGTCTTTGGAGCACTGCAGTTTCTGGCGCTGATGATGACGCTGGATATCATCGTAGGTGGGAAAGAAGCACATATTCTTCCGGTATTTGCAGTAATGCTGATCTCCATGCTGGGAAGGCAGGCCTGCTTTTACTATGCGACCAATGCGGAGACAGAAACCGGATATTTTATGGCAGCAGAGAAAAGAGTCCATATCGGAGACCGTCTGCGCTATATCCCAATGGGATTTTTTAATGACAACAGCCTCGGAAATATCACAGCAGTTGTTACTACTACACTTTCGGATGTGGAAAACAATGCGTCCAGATGTCTGGTCATTGTGATCGGAGGATTTTTAAATACTCTGGCTTTCTGTCTGGCGCTGTTTGTGATCGATGTGCGTCTTGGAGTGATCGCTATTATTGGTATTCTGGTTTACCTTGCAGTAACAGAATGCTCCACGGCAGCAACCGCAAAAACAGGCCCTGGAAGACAGCAGGCGCAGGAAGGACTGGTAAAATCTGTTCTGGAATATGTGCAGGGCATGAGCGTGGTAAAATCCTATGGTCTGGAAAAAGATAACGATCAGGCAGCAGCCAGGGCAGTGGATGACAGCTGCAAAAAAGCGCTGGCTCTGACAAGATCTGTGACACCGTGGATCGGTATCCGACAGGTAACTGCAAAGGTATTTGGCGCGGCGCTGGCAGTGGCAAGTCTTGTATTTTATTACAGTGGAAGCCTGGATCTTTCCAGATGTATCCTGATGCTGATCGCTTCCTTTATGGTATATCAGGAGCTGGAAAATGCAGGAAATATGTCCGACAATCTGCAGATGCTTGGGGAATCCATGCGAAAAGCAAATTCTATTGATGACACACCGACGATGGATACCGACGGCAGTGAGATCCGTCCGGAAGATGCATCTGTGGAATTTAAAAACGTAAGTTTCTCTTATGGTGACCGTAAGATCCTGGATGGCGTTTCCATCCAGATCCCGGCAGGAAGCACCACTGCGGTAGTAGGACCTTCCGGCGGCGGAAAAACTACGCTCTGCAATCTGATTGCCAGATTCTGGGATGTACAGGGCGGAGAGATTCTGGTAGGCTGCCACAATGTAAAGGAATACAAGCTGGACAGCCTGATGAAAAATATTTCCATGGTATTCCAGGATGTATATCTTTTTAATGACACCATCGAAAATAACATCCGCTTCGGAAAACAGGATGCCACCCATGAGGAAGTGGTAGAAGCTGCAAAAGCTGCCTGCTGCCATGATTTTATCATGTCCCTTCCGGAGGGTTACGATACGGTTCTCGGAGAAGGTGGTGGAACTCTTTCCGGTGGCGAAAAACAGCGGATTTCCATTGCAAGAGCCATGCTGAAAGATGCGCCGATCATTATCCTGGATGAGGCAACTGCAAGTGTGGACCCGGAAAATGGGGCGGAGCTGCAGAAGGCAATCGATGTGCTGATTCATAACAAGACCATTATCATGATCGCCCACAGACTGAAAACAGTCCGAAATGCGGACCAGATCCTGGTATTAAACGGAGGAAAGATCACCCAGAGAGGAACCCACGAGGAACTTTCCGCCCAGAGCGGCCTTTATGCAGATTTTATTCATGCAAGAGAAGAGGCAGCCAGCTGGAAACTGGCGTAA
- the mnmA gene encoding tRNA 2-thiouridine(34) synthase MnmA yields MKKAIIAMSGGVDSSVAALLTKESGDECIGATMKLYNNEDIGVRREKTCCSLDDVEDARSVAYQMDMPYYVFNFTADFHTEVMDRFVEAYENGCTPNPCIDCNRYLKFDKMFHRMQEIGYDYIVTGHYARVEYDEKRDRYLLKKAVDDTKDQSYVLYMLTQEQLAHVKLPLGGLRKDQVRVIAEKHGFINARKHDSQDICFVPDGDYAKFIEKYTGKKTPEGDFVDKEGNYIGRHKGIIHYTIGQRRGLGIPAASRLYVCEISPKTNTVVLGDNADLFSSELEADSVNLISVDSLTEPKRVTAKIRYRHKEQPATAWQTPDGILHVKFDEPQRAITKGQAVVMYDGDEVVGGGVINKIYSQS; encoded by the coding sequence ATGAAAAAAGCGATCATAGCAATGAGCGGCGGTGTAGACAGCTCCGTGGCAGCTCTTTTGACAAAGGAATCCGGTGACGAGTGCATCGGCGCTACCATGAAACTTTACAACAACGAAGATATCGGTGTCCGCAGGGAAAAGACCTGCTGTTCCCTGGACGATGTTGAGGATGCCAGAAGCGTAGCCTATCAGATGGATATGCCTTACTACGTGTTCAATTTTACCGCAGATTTCCATACAGAGGTTATGGACAGGTTTGTGGAGGCCTACGAAAACGGCTGCACACCCAATCCATGTATCGACTGTAACCGATATTTGAAATTTGATAAAATGTTCCACCGTATGCAGGAGATCGGCTACGATTATATTGTAACCGGACATTATGCAAGAGTGGAGTACGATGAGAAACGGGACCGCTACCTTCTGAAAAAAGCAGTGGACGATACAAAGGATCAGTCATACGTTCTCTATATGCTGACACAGGAACAGCTGGCACATGTAAAGCTTCCACTTGGAGGTCTCCGGAAGGACCAGGTCCGTGTCATTGCCGAAAAACATGGCTTTATCAATGCCAGAAAGCATGACAGTCAGGATATCTGTTTTGTCCCGGACGGCGACTATGCGAAATTTATTGAAAAGTATACAGGTAAAAAAACACCTGAGGGTGATTTTGTAGATAAAGAGGGAAACTATATCGGACGCCATAAGGGAATCATCCATTACACGATCGGCCAGCGTCGCGGTCTTGGCATTCCGGCAGCCAGTCGTCTTTATGTCTGTGAAATCTCTCCGAAGACCAATACGGTAGTTCTCGGGGACAACGCAGATCTTTTCAGCAGTGAACTTGAGGCAGACAGTGTAAATCTGATTTCTGTGGACAGCTTAACTGAGCCGAAAAGAGTGACTGCCAAGATCCGTTACCGTCACAAAGAGCAGCCTGCCACTGCATGGCAGACACCGGATGGTATCCTTCATGTGAAATTTGATGAACCGCAGAGAGCCATCACAAAAGGTCAGGCTGTGGTGATGTATGACGGAGATGAGGTTGTAGGTGGTGGCGTTATAAATAAAATCTATAGCCAGTCATAA
- a CDS encoding SulP family inorganic anion transporter — protein MKLSLFSTLRGYRKEYLPKDIFSGIIIAAVSIPISMGYAQISGIPAVYGLYGSVLPILLFALFSTSRQFIFGVDAAPAAIVGGALSTLSIAAESEAAMDYVPAIALFAGLWLFIFFLLHADKIVDFISTPVMGGFISGIAVTIILMQIPKLMGSPAGSGELLELTEHIFATAQNISWLSLFMGLGTLVLIRTFKKLAPKFPMAIVIMALGVLSTIVFHVDEKGVVLLQSVERGLPSLMIPDFGNVDLTQAAGRGLMVAVVIMAETLLAENTFAFRNDYKLNDRQEILACAAGNIAAAAVGCCPVNGSISRTSLNEQYGGKSQAVSITAGITMALILLFGTGFIGYLPVPVLTAIVISALMDVVETHLAVRLFKVSRTEFYIFMAAGFSVLCLGTIYGVIIGILLSFVAVILKATNPPRSFRGMIPGRDAYFDLSKNRFAYPIKGVVIYRFSENLFFANIKIFQEDIENSIQKDTRVVIVDASAINSIDVTAADRLDAISASLKKRGIRFYLTEHSTQINDQLRQFGIGHMIKDGMVRRTILAALHDAGIEAPYELDVPKEDETKLLRRSIAFLPAEEENTLEEFAWAFGDDAVKEIEESVHHIIEQLHQIPDIQRLSEEGLEELLDNWHGLGVLDEDELLRRIELHMDELPEELTSDRKLILQLLEKRRGKLKEKILAEHPEVLERLEQRRKKLEERLEKQNPEAVQKWKHWKEEHLKD, from the coding sequence ATGAAACTTTCCCTGTTTTCCACGCTGCGTGGATATCGGAAGGAATACCTTCCCAAAGATATTTTCTCCGGCATCATCATAGCAGCTGTTTCCATCCCTATTTCTATGGGATATGCCCAGATTTCCGGGATCCCGGCGGTATACGGACTGTACGGTTCTGTTCTGCCGATCCTTTTGTTTGCTCTATTTTCCACTTCAAGACAGTTTATATTCGGAGTTGATGCTGCCCCCGCTGCTATTGTAGGCGGTGCACTGTCTACTCTGAGTATTGCTGCTGAATCGGAAGCTGCCATGGATTATGTTCCTGCCATCGCACTTTTTGCAGGTCTGTGGCTGTTTATCTTCTTTCTGCTCCACGCAGATAAGATCGTGGACTTTATCTCCACACCTGTTATGGGCGGTTTTATCAGCGGTATCGCGGTTACCATCATCCTGATGCAGATCCCGAAACTTATGGGAAGTCCTGCAGGATCCGGAGAACTCCTGGAACTGACAGAGCATATTTTTGCTACCGCCCAAAATATCAGCTGGCTTTCCCTCTTCATGGGGCTTGGTACTCTGGTGCTGATCCGCACATTTAAAAAGCTGGCACCAAAATTCCCCATGGCTATCGTTATTATGGCTCTGGGTGTTCTTTCCACTATTGTTTTTCATGTAGACGAAAAAGGCGTAGTCCTCCTGCAGTCTGTAGAACGTGGGCTTCCCTCCCTGATGATCCCGGATTTCGGAAATGTTGATCTGACCCAGGCGGCAGGCCGCGGTCTTATGGTTGCCGTTGTCATTATGGCAGAAACTCTTCTTGCAGAAAATACTTTTGCGTTCCGCAATGATTATAAGCTGAACGACCGTCAGGAAATCCTGGCCTGTGCCGCCGGAAATATTGCTGCCGCCGCAGTAGGCTGCTGCCCGGTAAACGGCAGTATCTCCCGCACCTCCCTCAATGAACAGTACGGTGGAAAATCTCAGGCGGTTTCCATCACTGCCGGGATTACTATGGCTCTGATTCTTCTTTTCGGCACCGGTTTTATCGGATATCTTCCGGTTCCTGTACTGACAGCCATAGTGATCTCTGCTTTGATGGATGTGGTGGAAACCCATCTGGCTGTACGTCTTTTCAAAGTAAGCCGTACAGAATTCTACATCTTCATGGCTGCCGGTTTCAGTGTACTCTGTCTCGGAACCATTTATGGGGTTATCATTGGTATCCTGCTCTCTTTCGTAGCTGTGATTCTGAAGGCCACCAACCCGCCGCGCTCCTTCCGTGGTATGATCCCTGGAAGAGATGCTTATTTTGATCTGTCCAAAAACCGTTTCGCCTACCCTATTAAGGGCGTTGTGATCTACCGTTTCAGTGAAAACCTTTTTTTTGCAAATATAAAGATTTTTCAGGAAGATATTGAGAACAGCATCCAAAAAGACACCAGGGTTGTGATCGTAGATGCCAGTGCTATCAACAGCATTGATGTCACAGCAGCAGACCGCCTGGATGCCATCTCCGCAAGCTTGAAAAAACGTGGGATCCGTTTTTACCTCACAGAGCATTCCACCCAGATCAATGACCAGCTGCGTCAGTTCGGCATCGGTCATATGATCAAGGATGGTATGGTCCGCCGTACCATTCTTGCTGCTCTGCATGACGCAGGGATCGAAGCTCCTTATGAACTGGATGTTCCAAAGGAAGACGAGACAAAGCTTCTGCGCCGCAGTATCGCTTTTCTTCCGGCAGAGGAAGAAAATACCCTGGAAGAGTTCGCCTGGGCTTTTGGTGACGATGCAGTAAAAGAGATCGAAGAATCTGTCCATCACATTATTGAACAGCTGCACCAGATCCCGGATATCCAACGTCTCTCCGAAGAAGGTCTGGAAGAGCTTCTGGATAACTGGCATGGATTGGGTGTTCTGGATGAGGATGAACTGCTTCGAAGAATTGAATTACATATGGATGAGCTGCCTGAAGAATTAACTTCCGACCGGAAACTGATCCTTCAGCTTCTGGAAAAGCGCCGTGGCAAGCTGAAAGAAAAAATCCTTGCCGAGCATCCGGAAGTCCTGGAACGACTGGAACAGCGCCGGAAAAAGCTGGAAGAACGGCTGGAAAAGCAGAATCCGGAAGCTGTTCAGAAATGGAAGCACTGGAAGGAAGAGCATCTCAAAGACTGA
- a CDS encoding ABC transporter ATP-binding protein → MSKTGKKSQNKNSMATFFKVLRFIGKYRFLLVLSVILAAVTVILQLYVPVLFGYAIDEVVAAHEVDFSRMGFYLSRILVMIILSGIATWIMSIINNRMTYRTVQDIRAKSIRHIQKLPLSYLDGHSTGDIISRVIADTDILSDGMLLGFTQLFSGIITIIGTLIFMFSKNVWITLMVIVLTPVSFFVAKFISSHSFQMFRAQSDARGRQTALIEEMIGNQKVVQAFGYENRSSERFASINEELRNASQKAVFYSSLTNPSTRCVNNIIYAGVALVGAFLIPGGHLTVGGLSVLLAYANQYMKPFNDISSVITELQNALACATRIFDLLEEKPESPDLSGTLDDVKGAVDIQNVSFRYEEDKPLIEGFNLHTEPGRRIAIVGPTGCGKTTFINLLMRFYDVTGGSISVDGKPITEVSRHALRGSYGMVLQDTWIKHGTVRDNICIGKPDASDEEVIQAAKMSHSWEFIRRLPNGLDTILYEDSLSQGQKQLLCITRVMLCLPPMLILDEATSSIDTRTEMLIQEAFDRMMQGRTSFIVAHRLSTIRNADEILVMKDGSIIEQGNHEELMAKGGFYQNLYNSQFVKVSE, encoded by the coding sequence ATGAGTAAAACAGGCAAAAAATCCCAGAACAAAAACAGCATGGCAACCTTCTTCAAGGTGCTCCGCTTTATCGGAAAATACCGTTTTCTTCTTGTATTAAGTGTGATCCTTGCCGCAGTTACCGTAATTTTACAGCTGTATGTTCCCGTACTTTTCGGCTATGCCATTGATGAAGTGGTTGCTGCCCATGAGGTTGATTTTTCCAGAATGGGATTCTATCTTTCCCGTATCCTGGTCATGATCATACTTTCCGGCATTGCCACCTGGATCATGAGCATTATCAACAACCGGATGACCTACCGCACAGTACAGGATATCCGTGCGAAATCCATCCGCCATATCCAAAAGCTTCCTCTGTCTTACCTGGACGGACACAGCACCGGTGATATCATCAGCCGTGTCATTGCGGATACGGATATTCTTTCCGATGGTATGCTTCTTGGATTTACACAGCTGTTTTCCGGTATCATCACCATCATCGGAACTCTGATCTTCATGTTTTCCAAAAACGTGTGGATCACACTGATGGTCATTGTCCTGACACCGGTGAGCTTTTTTGTGGCAAAATTCATCTCCTCCCATTCCTTCCAGATGTTCCGTGCACAGAGCGATGCCCGTGGACGTCAGACTGCACTGATCGAGGAAATGATAGGAAACCAGAAAGTGGTTCAGGCATTTGGCTATGAGAACCGTTCTTCGGAGCGTTTCGCTTCGATCAACGAGGAGCTTCGAAATGCCAGCCAGAAAGCTGTTTTTTACAGCAGTCTCACCAACCCGTCCACACGATGTGTCAACAACATCATCTATGCAGGTGTAGCTCTTGTAGGTGCATTCCTGATCCCGGGCGGTCATCTGACGGTAGGTGGGCTTTCCGTCCTGTTGGCCTATGCTAACCAGTACATGAAACCATTTAATGATATCAGCTCCGTGATTACAGAGCTTCAGAACGCTCTGGCCTGCGCTACCAGGATCTTTGACCTTCTGGAAGAAAAACCGGAAAGCCCGGACCTGTCCGGAACTCTTGATGATGTAAAAGGTGCCGTAGATATCCAGAATGTTTCTTTCCGCTACGAAGAGGACAAACCTCTCATTGAAGGATTTAACCTTCACACAGAGCCTGGCCGACGAATCGCCATCGTAGGTCCTACCGGCTGTGGTAAGACAACTTTTATCAACCTGCTAATGCGTTTCTACGACGTCACCGGCGGAAGTATCTCCGTAGACGGAAAACCGATCACCGAAGTTTCCAGACATGCCCTCCGCGGAAGCTATGGCATGGTTCTCCAGGATACCTGGATCAAACATGGAACTGTCCGCGACAACATCTGTATCGGAAAACCGGATGCTTCTGATGAGGAAGTGATCCAGGCAGCAAAAATGTCCCACAGCTGGGAATTTATCCGCCGTCTTCCAAATGGCCTGGATACCATTCTCTATGAAGACAGCTTAAGCCAGGGACAGAAACAGCTTCTCTGTATCACCCGTGTCATGCTGTGCCTGCCACCAATGCTGATCCTTGACGAGGCAACCTCCAGCATTGATACACGAACCGAAATGCTGATCCAGGAAGCTTTCGACCGGATGATGCAGGGCAGAACAAGCTTCATCGTTGCCCACCGTCTCTCTACCATCCGTAATGCGGATGAGATCCTTGTCATGAAAGACGGAAGCATCATTGAGCAGGGAAATCATGAGGAACTTATGGCAAAAGGCGGATTCTATCAGAATCTTTATAACAGCCAGTTTGTGAAAGTTTCTGAATAA
- a CDS encoding LysR family transcriptional regulator — protein MEIRQLEYFHEIAATGSINEAARRLNMSQPPLSYQIKQLEAELKVKLFERTRAGVTLTEAGKLLYDRTENILSYVRSTELEVSKAGKKQVLRIGITPTTVTTIMPYISRFSRENCDVNFEVRDAITFTLLNYLMDGIIDVSVVRTPIKLEGLNYLELDEEPMIAVLPPEIPENETKKEGISLKELTGCPLIIYRRYEEFLMKAFGEKNLQPDIFCVCDDPRDAMLWVQEGLATAVFPRSMEDLCTDLPIRIIEEEKLKTRILLAWKKDRRPSAVMQDFINICEKYAGNPVI, from the coding sequence ATGGAAATCAGACAGCTGGAATATTTTCATGAGATCGCAGCAACAGGAAGCATCAATGAAGCCGCAAGGAGACTGAACATGTCCCAGCCGCCGCTGAGCTATCAGATCAAGCAGCTGGAAGCAGAGCTGAAGGTGAAGCTTTTTGAGCGGACCAGGGCAGGCGTGACACTGACAGAAGCCGGAAAGCTTCTTTATGACAGGACAGAGAACATTTTGAGCTACGTTCGGTCTACAGAGCTGGAAGTATCCAAAGCAGGGAAAAAACAGGTTTTACGTATCGGGATCACGCCAACCACAGTGACTACCATTATGCCTTATATTTCCAGATTTTCCAGGGAAAATTGTGATGTAAACTTTGAGGTAAGGGATGCGATCACCTTTACACTTCTGAATTATCTGATGGATGGGATCATTGATGTTTCGGTAGTGCGTACACCTATCAAGCTGGAAGGTTTAAATTATCTGGAGCTGGATGAGGAACCCATGATCGCGGTCCTTCCTCCGGAGATCCCGGAAAATGAGACAAAAAAAGAGGGCATCAGCCTTAAAGAGCTGACCGGATGCCCTCTCATTATTTACCGCCGGTACGAAGAATTTCTGATGAAAGCCTTTGGAGAAAAAAATCTCCAGCCGGATATTTTCTGTGTCTGCGATGATCCCAGAGACGCCATGCTCTGGGTGCAGGAAGGTCTTGCAACCGCAGTTTTTCCAAGATCCATGGAAGATCTCTGTACAGATCTTCCGATCCGGATCATTGAAGAAGAGAAGTTGAAGACCAGGATCCTTCTTGCCTGGAAAAAGGATCGCAGGCCTTCTGCCGTGATGCAGGATTTTATTAATATCTGTGAGAAATATGCAGGAAATCCTGTGATCTGA